A part of Arachis hypogaea cultivar Tifrunner chromosome 12, arahy.Tifrunner.gnm2.J5K5, whole genome shotgun sequence genomic DNA contains:
- the LOC112729507 gene encoding putative disease resistance protein At3g14460, translating to MTSVSLKFCKNCYMLPSLGQLASLKSLRIERFDELKSIGKEFYKNEGHQHSLPIALFSSLEELIFYNMPSWEKWQLPGSEAFPQLKRLEIRDCPMLKGDMVNQVLMRIVSSSSDVSKVRQLKIQELDEGWSKEMRLDGDSLTISGFESVAECAFKARIIHHLTSLQEILISWCSSVVSLGGNCLPKSLQKLTIFNCRQIELLQPQHKYDLVDLQIYQSCASLTSLSLDAFPNLENLEIEWCSNLESVSKSEPPHAALQRLTISQCSKFVSLPSDMNSLLPNLHSLDIQGCPNICRLPEGGLPANLKELSVGDCEEHVRGLSWLGNLDNLTHLTISGLGCESIKSYPEVGSLPRLPSLTTLHIQDFHNLETLECNQLLRLTSLQQLIVEDCEKLKNMEAEKLPPSLLILQLDFCGLLGEHCENKHQQIWSKISHIPTIQVNRRQVF from the coding sequence ATGACAAGTGTATCTCTCAAGTTTTGCAAGAATTGCTACATGCTGCCTTCACTTGGACAGCTGGCATCTCTAAAGTCCCTCCGCATTGAAAGGTTTGATGAGCTGAAGAGCATTGGCAAGGAGTTTTACAAGAATGAAGGCCATCAACATTCTTTGCCTATTGCACTGTTTTCCTCACTGGAGGAATTGATATTTTATAATATGCCAAGTTGGGAGAAGTGGCAGTTACCTGGCTCGGAAGCCTTTCCTCAGCTTAAGAGGCTTGAAATAAGAGATTGTCCAATGTTAAAGGGAGATATGGTTAATCAGGTATTAATGAGAATTGTTTCTTCCTCATCGGATGTTTCCAAAGTGCGCCAACTGAAAATACAAGAACTTGATGAAGGATGGAGTAAAGAGATGAGACTTGATGGGGATAGTTTAACAATTAGTGGATTTGAATCTGTGGCGGAGTGTGCATTTAAGGCAAGGATCATCCACCATCTAACTTCCCTCCAAGAAATACTCATCTCATGGTGTTCATCTGTTGTATCCTTGGGGGGCAATTGTTTACCCAAATCTTTGCAAAAGCTCACAATCTTTAATTGCCGCCAAATTGAATTACTCCAGCCACAACACAAGTATGATCTGGTAGATCTACAAATATATCAAAGCTGTGCTTCACTGACTTCATTGTCGTTGGATGCCTTTCCCAATCTCGAGAATCTGGAGATAGAATGGTGTTCAAATCTGGAATCAGTTTCAAAGTCAGAGCCACCACACGCTGCTCTTCAACGTCTCACCATCAGTCAATGCTCCAAATTTGTGTCATTGCCATCTGACATGAATAGTCTTCTCCCAAATTTACACTCTCTGGACATACAAGGTTGCCCAAACATTTGTAGGTTGCCAGAGGGTGGTTTGCCGGCTAACCTGAAAGAGCTTAGTGTAGGAGATTGCGAGGAACACGTGAGGGGTCTATCATGGTTGGGCAACTTGGACAACCTCACTCATCTCACCATTTCTGGTCTTGGGTGTGAGAGCATAAAGTCATACCCAGAGGTGGGTTCGCTGCCTCGCCTTCCCTCCCTCACCACTCTACATATCCAAGACTTTCATAATCTGGAGACATTGGAGTGCAACCAGCTTCTTCGCCTCACCTCCCTCCAACAGTTAATAGTTGAAGACTGTGAGAAGCTGAAGAATATGGAAGCAGAAAAGCTGCCTCCCTCTCTCTTAATACTTCAACTTGATTTCTGTGGTTTGCTGGGCGAACACTGCGAGAACAAGCATCAACAAATTTGGTCCAAAATTTCCCACATCCCCACCATTCAAGTCAATCGCAGACAAGTTTTCTGA
- the LOC112726391 gene encoding putative disease resistance RPP13-like protein 1 isoform X1 — protein MAEALVIGALVNGLANVVLDRLISSEFVNLVVGKKLDRKLVDRLKTAILAAKALAADAEQKQFGNELVREWLDGLKDALYNADDLLDRVFIKAQIHNKVRIRLPHFLDLSSREMVTKIEEVVERIADLETRKDTLGLKEIPTGSSSWRPPSTSLVKGNVFGRDGDQQALIKMLNDNNHHNLSVISILGMGGVGKTTLAQWLYNNKDLMDGVDLKAWICVSENFDVVETTKNVIKGISSGVCSLDSFDLLQQDLKKKLSEKKFFIVLDDVWSEDADKWNSFITPFQHGTKGSTILLTSRKVNVGRIVQHYNSYTLNQLSDDYCWSIFAENASFPESNGSSELEGIGRKIVERCDGLPLAAETLGRLLRSEHRVEEWNKILSSDIWEFSVANCKIVPALLLSYHHLPTHLKGCFVYCSLYPKDYQFDKDELILLWMAEDLLRPPKRGETLEEVGCECFDELASRLFFKQVQNYIQKYFVMHDLMHDLATFLAGDLCCRFGEKEEMSILTRHLSYNHSIPVKTCSSSKNKSLRTLLYINNGSPFWKPRTTLQCDILSKNKYLRVLSFDTLDIFQYSIAKKLIQLRYLDLSWSDVKILPESLCNLCNLQTLKLEGCSKLTMLPNGMYNLVNLRHLNIRRTPLEKMPKGMGKLKQLHILSNFVVGKQEDNGIQELGGLLNLHGSLEIQKLEKVVDANEARSARIIDKKHIDDLLLKWSLSSGDDMVSNTHTDEQDILGGACNHTLA, from the coding sequence ATGGCTGAAGCACTTGTGATTGGAGCTTTAGTTAATGGCTTGGCCAACGTTGTTCTTGACAGGCTCATTTCATCTGAGTTTGTCAACTTGGTGGTGGGCAAGAAGCTGGATCGGAAGTTGGTTGACAGGCTGAAGACTGCTATCTTGGCTGCCAAAGCTCTGGCTGCTGATGCTGAGCAGAAGCAGTTTGGAAACGAACTCGTCAGGGAGTGGCTTGATGGTCTCAAAGATGCTCTCTACAATGCTGATGACTTGCTGGACCGTGTCTTCATCAAAGCTCAAATTCACAACAAGGTACGCATTCGTCTTCCTCACTTCCTTGATCTATCTAGTAGGGAGATGGTAACCAAGATAGAAGAGGTGGTTGAAAGAATAGCAGATCTTGAGACTCGCAAAGATAcccttggtctcaaagagattcCAACAGGAAGCTCCTCGTGGAGACCTCCATCCACTTCTCTTGTGAAGGGGAATGTGTTCGGCAGGGATGGTGACCAACAGGCACTAATCAAGATGCTCAATGACAACAATCATCATAACTTGTCCGTCATCTCTATTCTTGGTATGGGCGGTGTTGGTAAAACTACTTTAGCGCAATGGCTCTACAACAATAAGGATTTGATGGACGGGGTTGATCTGAAAGCATGGATTTGTGTTTCTGAAAATTTTGATGTTGTTGAGACTACTAAGAATGTTATAAAGGGGATCTCTTCGGGTGTTTGTAGTCTTGACAGCTTTGATTTACTTCAACAAGATTTGAAGAAAAAACTGTCAGAAAAGAAGTTCTTCATTGTTTTGGACGATGTTTGGAGTGAAGATGCTGATAAGTGGAATAGTTTTATCACCCCTTTTCAACATGGGACAAAGGGAAGCACTATTCTCCTAACTAGCCGCAAGGTAAATGTTGGTCGAATAGTCCAACACTATAACTCTTACACCCTCAATCAACTGTCAGATGATTATTGTTGGTCTATTTTTGCGGAGAATGCATCCTTTCCTGAATCAAATGGGAGCTCAGAACTGGAAGGAATAGGTAGAAAGATTGTCGAAAGGTGTGATGGCTTGCCATTAGCTGCAGAAACACTTGGACGCTTGTTGCGCTCAGAGCATCGTGTTGAAGAATGGAATAAAATACTATCGAGTGACATTTGGGAATTTTCTGTGGCAAATTGCAAGATTGTTCCTGCATTGTTATTGAGTTACCATCATCTGCCTACTCATTTAAAAGGTTGCTTTGTTTATTGTTCATTGTATCCCAAAGATTATCAATTCGATAAGGATGAATTAATCCTGCTATGGATGGCTGAAGATCTTTTGCGGCCTCCAAAGAGGGGAGAGACTTTAGAAGAAGTTGGTTGCGAGTGTTTTGATGAATTGGCTTCAAGACTATTTTTCAAGCAGGTCCAGAACTATATTCAGAAGTATTttgtgatgcatgatctcatgcatGACTTGGCAACTTTTCTTGCTGGAGATCTTTGTTGTAGATTTGGTGAAAAAGAAGAGATGAGTATTCTAACTCGGCATTTGTCATACAATCATTCGATTCCTGTGAAAACATGCTCCTCTAGTAAAAACAAATCTTTGAGGACATTATTGTATATCAATAATGGATCTCCTTTCTGGAAACCACGCACAACATTACAATGTGACATATTGTCAAAGAATAAATATTTGAGAGTTTTGTCCTTTGATACACTCGATATATTTCAATATTCAATAGCTAAAAAATTGATCCAATTGCGTTATTTGGATCTATCTTGGAGTGATGTTAAGATATTGCCTGAGTCATTATGCAACTTGTGCAATCTACAAACTTTGAAGTTAGAAGGCTGTTCAAAGCTGACTATGCTGCCCAATGGCATGTATAATCTTGTGAATTTGCGGCATCTTAATATAAGGCGTACGCCTCTGGAAAAAATGCCAAAAGGAATGGGCAAATTAAAACAGTTGCACATTTTAAGCAACTTTGTGGTGGGAAAACAAGAAGACAATGGAATCCAAGAGTTAGGAGGGCTTTTAAATCTTCATGGATCACTTGAGATTCAGAAATTGGAGAAGGTGGTTGATGCAAATGAGGCAAGGAGTGCAAGGATAATAGATAAGAAGCACATTGACGACTTATTGTTGAAATGGTCTCTGTCTTCAGGTGATGATATGGTCTCAAACACACATACTGATGAACAAGATATACTTGGGGGCGCTTGCAACCACACACTGGCTTGA
- the LOC112726391 gene encoding putative disease resistance RPP13-like protein 1 isoform X2 → MVTKIEEVVERIADLETRKDTLGLKEIPTGSSSWRPPSTSLVKGNVFGRDGDQQALIKMLNDNNHHNLSVISILGMGGVGKTTLAQWLYNNKDLMDGVDLKAWICVSENFDVVETTKNVIKGISSGVCSLDSFDLLQQDLKKKLSEKKFFIVLDDVWSEDADKWNSFITPFQHGTKGSTILLTSRKVNVGRIVQHYNSYTLNQLSDDYCWSIFAENASFPESNGSSELEGIGRKIVERCDGLPLAAETLGRLLRSEHRVEEWNKILSSDIWEFSVANCKIVPALLLSYHHLPTHLKGCFVYCSLYPKDYQFDKDELILLWMAEDLLRPPKRGETLEEVGCECFDELASRLFFKQVQNYIQKYFVMHDLMHDLATFLAGDLCCRFGEKEEMSILTRHLSYNHSIPVKTCSSSKNKSLRTLLYINNGSPFWKPRTTLQCDILSKNKYLRVLSFDTLDIFQYSIAKKLIQLRYLDLSWSDVKILPESLCNLCNLQTLKLEGCSKLTMLPNGMYNLVNLRHLNIRRTPLEKMPKGMGKLKQLHILSNFVVGKQEDNGIQELGGLLNLHGSLEIQKLEKVVDANEARSARIIDKKHIDDLLLKWSLSSGDDMVSNTHTDEQDILGGACNHTLA, encoded by the coding sequence ATGGTAACCAAGATAGAAGAGGTGGTTGAAAGAATAGCAGATCTTGAGACTCGCAAAGATAcccttggtctcaaagagattcCAACAGGAAGCTCCTCGTGGAGACCTCCATCCACTTCTCTTGTGAAGGGGAATGTGTTCGGCAGGGATGGTGACCAACAGGCACTAATCAAGATGCTCAATGACAACAATCATCATAACTTGTCCGTCATCTCTATTCTTGGTATGGGCGGTGTTGGTAAAACTACTTTAGCGCAATGGCTCTACAACAATAAGGATTTGATGGACGGGGTTGATCTGAAAGCATGGATTTGTGTTTCTGAAAATTTTGATGTTGTTGAGACTACTAAGAATGTTATAAAGGGGATCTCTTCGGGTGTTTGTAGTCTTGACAGCTTTGATTTACTTCAACAAGATTTGAAGAAAAAACTGTCAGAAAAGAAGTTCTTCATTGTTTTGGACGATGTTTGGAGTGAAGATGCTGATAAGTGGAATAGTTTTATCACCCCTTTTCAACATGGGACAAAGGGAAGCACTATTCTCCTAACTAGCCGCAAGGTAAATGTTGGTCGAATAGTCCAACACTATAACTCTTACACCCTCAATCAACTGTCAGATGATTATTGTTGGTCTATTTTTGCGGAGAATGCATCCTTTCCTGAATCAAATGGGAGCTCAGAACTGGAAGGAATAGGTAGAAAGATTGTCGAAAGGTGTGATGGCTTGCCATTAGCTGCAGAAACACTTGGACGCTTGTTGCGCTCAGAGCATCGTGTTGAAGAATGGAATAAAATACTATCGAGTGACATTTGGGAATTTTCTGTGGCAAATTGCAAGATTGTTCCTGCATTGTTATTGAGTTACCATCATCTGCCTACTCATTTAAAAGGTTGCTTTGTTTATTGTTCATTGTATCCCAAAGATTATCAATTCGATAAGGATGAATTAATCCTGCTATGGATGGCTGAAGATCTTTTGCGGCCTCCAAAGAGGGGAGAGACTTTAGAAGAAGTTGGTTGCGAGTGTTTTGATGAATTGGCTTCAAGACTATTTTTCAAGCAGGTCCAGAACTATATTCAGAAGTATTttgtgatgcatgatctcatgcatGACTTGGCAACTTTTCTTGCTGGAGATCTTTGTTGTAGATTTGGTGAAAAAGAAGAGATGAGTATTCTAACTCGGCATTTGTCATACAATCATTCGATTCCTGTGAAAACATGCTCCTCTAGTAAAAACAAATCTTTGAGGACATTATTGTATATCAATAATGGATCTCCTTTCTGGAAACCACGCACAACATTACAATGTGACATATTGTCAAAGAATAAATATTTGAGAGTTTTGTCCTTTGATACACTCGATATATTTCAATATTCAATAGCTAAAAAATTGATCCAATTGCGTTATTTGGATCTATCTTGGAGTGATGTTAAGATATTGCCTGAGTCATTATGCAACTTGTGCAATCTACAAACTTTGAAGTTAGAAGGCTGTTCAAAGCTGACTATGCTGCCCAATGGCATGTATAATCTTGTGAATTTGCGGCATCTTAATATAAGGCGTACGCCTCTGGAAAAAATGCCAAAAGGAATGGGCAAATTAAAACAGTTGCACATTTTAAGCAACTTTGTGGTGGGAAAACAAGAAGACAATGGAATCCAAGAGTTAGGAGGGCTTTTAAATCTTCATGGATCACTTGAGATTCAGAAATTGGAGAAGGTGGTTGATGCAAATGAGGCAAGGAGTGCAAGGATAATAGATAAGAAGCACATTGACGACTTATTGTTGAAATGGTCTCTGTCTTCAGGTGATGATATGGTCTCAAACACACATACTGATGAACAAGATATACTTGGGGGCGCTTGCAACCACACACTGGCTTGA